The genomic region ATTATATTTCACAAAATCATTAgtcaaatttatcttgacttagGGAATGGGCGAACCACTTCACAACATCGATAATGTTATAAAAGCTGCAAACATTTTGGTCGACGAGCAAGGCCTTCAATTCAGTCCTCGCAAGGTTACCATTTCAACCAGCGGGTTAGTTCCACAAATAAGACGTGTACTGAAAGAATCAAACTGCGCATTAGCTGTCAGCTTAAATGCTACAACAGATGAGGTGCGTTCTCTCAATCTCATTCTCATTCAATGTGAATTTACTAGTCGACGATTCTTAACAAAATACCAGCAACTAACCAGGTTAGAAATTGGGTGATGCCGATAAACCGGAAGTATAACCTCAGCTTGCTTCTGGGCACCCTCCGAGAAGAACTTCGTTATAAACACAACTACACTGTCTTGTTCGAATATGTGATGCTTTCTGGAGTAAATGATAGGTCTCACATTCTTTGAATGCCATTCATCATTTGTTATTTCAAGACTCCATGTTTTGATAAACTTTTACCGTTTCTTTACACAGTATTGATGATGCAAAGAGATTAATCGAACTTGTCCAAGGTATTCCGTGCAAGATCAATCTCCTATCTTTCAATCCTCATTGCGGATCACAGTTTAAGCCAACGAAAGACGAGAAGATGATAGAGTTTCGAAACGTGCTTGCTTCAGCGGGGTGTGTTGTTTTTCTAAGAATGAGCAGAGGCGATGACCGGATGGCTGCCTGCGGCCAGCTTGGCAAGCCCGGTGAAATCCAGGCCCCCTTGCTTAAAGTTCCAGCGAAATTTCAAGCTGCGCTCGAGGCTGTAGCTTGAACACACCCTTTTTTCGTGCGTCGTTTTTTTCGACGGTTTGTACAAGAATCACACATGATTATGTTTCAAAGGTGGATAGAATGCCATCAGTTTTTATCCGCATTTTACTCCCATTAATCGGAAGAGGTTACATTTGTACTTCTTTATAAATAGTTGTGCAAATGGGATTGCTTAAGTTTTGTAGTGATggaattcatattttaataacATTAtagattaaattttaaattttcgatgAAACAATTGATGATCACTACCACATTTTTTTGTACTAAATGTAACGATAACACATGATATTAGGAAAAAAAATTCGACTTATCTAACTGAGGACCTGAGGTGCATGAAAACATTAGAATACATCCGATGATATTATATTCTATTCTTTTTATCAATGTGTTCAGATGAGTTTTTCATATAAGATTTGGTGATTCGTACGATATTAGTCTATTAGGTAAGGTTAATCTAAAGTTCAGTTTTGATACAGAAGCAGTAAGCTTAAAAAAGTATTAGCAGTAGGAGCACACACATTGCGTATGTAACAAACAAACTTCATGTTTTATTTCTCAAAAGTAGAAGATGTGGGAGGTGGAAGAGTTGaaatgacataaaaataaacatagtggattttgagataatcAAAATTGTTGTAGGAATTTTGATGAGAGAAAGTAGTTGAAAAAGAATGTGAGTTTAAAGAATATTTTTGAGCATTTGAAAAAGAGACCAAGACACCAACAGTTTCTATAAGGTGCTTAaacttaattaataataaaagatTTAAATAAGCTCGACTTTTTAaagtgtttttatttattttaaaaaaacagaaACAATTTTGGCGTTTTGATAAATgtttaaaaaatgtttttatttaaattttgggaAAACTGCAATTTAggtcttgtatgtttgtcactttacgatttcgagtctctatgttttcatatttcagttttagtcttgcatgttccgattttttgcaatttcagttatttttcttcgaaaatgattacgtgacactatacacgtcagcttcacatcagcactgcattggtgccacatcggaaaaatgactaaaattgcaaaaaaaaaaataacggaCTAAAACcgaaatctgaaaatatgaaGGATCAAATCGCAAAATGATAAACATACATGACCATGAAAACAATTTTTcctgtaatttttaattatttagaagTAAAAACCCAAAAAATCTAGAAATtctagcttttaaaaaaaacatatttttaattttaagttattttctaaaataacTTTTCTAACAAAACACGACAATTTTAAGAaagttgttatttttttatataaaaaaagtgtttttttatctccataaaaaaaatctcaaaccaaACGGACTCCAAAAGTTTATCCCGTTGATAGTAGTCATTactgatttgattgatagattatagtttatttgatttgattggttgaaatttatataaaaatacaaaattaccattttgtcattttaataataaataaaatataaataatattataaggggtaatatagtaatttaaattcgatgatttgattgatgtaaaataaataattaatgatttgattgatgtaaaataaataattaatagaaggATAAATAATATAGCAAAAAAAACGTAGGATtagataagataaattataCATTAATACGGAGGAATGAGGTTACTAGTTGATTAGGTTAAATAAAAGTTTCTCCGTGTTTGGTCCATTAAATAAAAGTTAATCTAAAAGTTTATCCGGTGCGTACGTgggaaaaaataagaaaaaaaaattaatacatcaacTCGTGCGTGTCTCTTCAGTCTAACAGTGGCGAGTACACAAAACGACAACTTTTGGCGGCAACACTTGATTTTGTCATTTTGGCAGTTCACCGGCTCTCCGGATTCCAAAGTATAAATAATCCGAAGCTCTCACAGGTAACTGTCATTTGTCTCTCTCTGAACTTCAAACTTCCTCTCTCTAAAAGTCTTCTAAACTTAGGATTAGACATATCTCTGCTCGTTGAGTTTGGTTTCGCTTTCCAGGAAGAACAGAGACAGCATGGGCTCTACCTACTGCGGCGACGGATTCGGGAGCAGCTTCTTCGGGATATCATCGGCCGACGATCGAAGGTTCTCGAAGCACATCCACGATAACGTCCATGGCAACATCTATCTCGATCCTGTACTTTTCTAATTCATCTCTGTTTTTTCAGTTACATGTCTTTATATCTTTGAGGAGTGGAATTTGGAATTGAAATTTGTACGTTTTGCTTTGAATCGGTGAAGTTAACTTCGTTCGATGCTATTTGTATTGGCGTAGTTAGCGTAATTGATTTGTAATGCTATCGTTCGAATGATAACGATATTGAAGTTCCTATCGGTTTTGAAATTCAGTTACGTGTGTAAgtgtttgattgattgaatgaCTGGAGTTTTCAAGAAAAAACTCTTGAATCGGTTACTTTTTGTGATTTTTGAGTTTGATTTGATATTCGGAGTTGTCATCAACCTCCTGATGTAGTCTAGTCTGAGGAGGTTTGAGAAATTATCcagtgataaaaaaaaattggaaggTTATATATGAAAACAGGGTGAGCGTGTATTAAATTGCATCGattcatattttttaatttatcttGTCATCAATAGAAAATTTAATCGTGTAGCAATATTAGGATTTAATAACTATGTTCATCTATTTCTTGCTGTCATTTA from Henckelia pumila isolate YLH828 unplaced genomic scaffold, ASM3356847v2 CTG_517:::fragment_2:::debris, whole genome shotgun sequence harbors:
- the LOC140872971 gene encoding uncharacterized protein; amino-acid sequence: MSVLSQFFRLSLFNCAYLSLKCCKENSEIPMKGSKVLLKGMKYPELEKWVQSHGYRPAQAMMLWKRLYGNNIWVHNYEELEGLNKDFKRMLSKHADFKTLDFKDMLTASDGTKKILFTLEDGLVIETVVIPCRGGRNTVCVSSQVGCAMNCQFCYTGRMGLKRNLSAAEIVEQAVFARRLLSQEVGTIRNVVFMGMGEPLHNIDNVIKAANILVDEQGLQFSPRKVTISTSGLVPQIRRVLKESNCALAVSLNATTDEVRNWVMPINRKYNLSLLLGTLREELRYKHNYTVLFEYVMLSGVNDSIDDAKRLIELVQGIPCKINLLSFNPHCGSQFKPTKDEKMIEFRNVLASAGCVVFLRMSRGDDRMAACGQLGKPGEIQAPLLKVPAKFQAALEAVA